A window from Triticum aestivum cultivar Chinese Spring chromosome 6D, IWGSC CS RefSeq v2.1, whole genome shotgun sequence encodes these proteins:
- the LOC123141765 gene encoding uncharacterized protein, translated as MLQKRPRSMVMRRKVSVASMPSVQRRVRQVRSDDKQARARPIFFVSPCAEEMAAGGGGHHSLKRDAFTGLWMTAAFLAACGICGKPLADKDAYIYRSEFAFCTKECREMYIEKDIEMENKCRLRSIRKAPSDQSGSGGGSCSGPGKPI; from the exons ATGCTCCAGAAGCGACCGAGGAGCATGGTGATGCGCCGGAAGGTCAGCGTAGCGTCCATGCCGTCGGTGCAGAGGCGGGTGCGCCAGGTGAGGAGCGACGACAAGCAGGCACGCGCGAGGCCGATCTTTTTTGTGTCGCCTTGCGCCGAGGAGATGGCCGCCGGAGGCGGCGGCCACCACTCTCTGAAGAGGGACGCATTTACCGGGCTGTGGATGACGGCGGCGTTCCTGGCGGCCTGCGGCATCTGCGGCAAACCCCTCGCCGACAAGGATGCATATATCTACAG GAGTGAGTTTGCATTCTGCACCAAGGAGTGCAGGGAGATGTACATCGAGAAAGACATAGAGATGGAAAATAAGTGCCGCCTCAGATCCATTAGGAAGGCCCCGTCGGACCAGTCCGGCAGCGGCGGGGGCTCATGCAGCGGGCCAGGCAAACCCATTTAG